The following proteins come from a genomic window of Pyxidicoccus sp. MSG2:
- a CDS encoding response regulator, which produces MGDERIKVLLVEDDGDSRELLAELLEAEFDVRTAPDGLAGLKAFEAEHPDVVVTDESLPGMLGTELAQRVKEREPRARVILVSGYTQVQGAEFCDVVLRKPIDVDRLCAAVGRLGAEARRWMGGGAEEARH; this is translated from the coding sequence ATGGGTGACGAGCGAATCAAGGTCCTGCTGGTAGAGGACGACGGGGACAGCCGGGAGCTGCTGGCCGAGCTGCTGGAAGCCGAGTTCGACGTGCGCACCGCGCCGGATGGACTCGCGGGGCTCAAGGCCTTCGAGGCCGAGCACCCGGACGTGGTGGTGACGGACGAGTCGCTGCCCGGGATGCTCGGCACCGAGCTGGCACAGCGGGTGAAGGAGCGCGAGCCCCGCGCCCGCGTCATCCTCGTCTCCGGGTACACGCAGGTGCAGGGGGCGGAGTTCTGCGACGTGGTGCTGCGCAAGCCCATCGACGTGGACCGGCTCTGTGCCGCCGTGGGCCGGCTGGGCGCGGAGGCCCGGCGGTGGATGGGCGGTGGCGCCGAGGAAGCCCGCCACTGA
- the hpf gene encoding ribosome hibernation-promoting factor, HPF/YfiA family, which translates to MKVLLRGVHLDLTDALKAYVDEHLVSRIERFADDEAAEIDISLVDTNGPKGGVDKECRVTVRLPGLSAVHVTETADSLFPAIDASRDRLEKALKRTLERRRDVQTLGLPQDSTVDVPTY; encoded by the coding sequence ATGAAGGTGTTGCTGCGTGGAGTGCACCTGGACCTGACGGATGCCCTCAAGGCGTATGTGGATGAGCACCTGGTGAGCCGCATCGAGCGGTTCGCGGACGACGAGGCGGCGGAAATCGACATCTCGCTCGTGGATACCAATGGTCCCAAGGGCGGCGTGGACAAGGAGTGCCGCGTGACGGTGCGGCTGCCCGGGCTGTCCGCGGTGCACGTGACGGAGACGGCGGACTCGCTGTTCCCCGCTATCGACGCATCGCGTGATCGGCTGGAGAAGGCCCTCAAGCGCACGCTGGAGCGGCGGCGCGACGTGCAGACCCTCGGCCTGCCGCAGGACTCGACGGTCGACGTGCCCACCTACTAG